A region from the Aliarcobacter thereius LMG 24486 genome encodes:
- the ssb gene encoding single-stranded DNA-binding protein, giving the protein MYNKVIMVGNLTRDIELKYLPSGAAIARSSIATSYKYKAQTGEQKEEVCFLEFNIFGRIAEVANQYLRKGSKVLLEGRLVYEQWTAQDGSNRNRHTLRVDEMKMLDSKGSNDGAGYNQNSYNQNQNYNQEPQQQEYNNNHGGNMNQQRAASNIPEIDIDDEIPF; this is encoded by the coding sequence ATGTATAATAAAGTAATTATGGTAGGAAATCTTACAAGAGATATCGAGCTTAAATATCTTCCAAGTGGTGCAGCTATTGCTAGAAGTTCAATTGCAACTTCATATAAATATAAAGCACAAACAGGAGAGCAAAAAGAGGAAGTATGCTTTTTGGAGTTTAATATTTTTGGAAGAATAGCAGAAGTTGCTAATCAATACTTAAGAAAAGGTTCTAAAGTTTTATTAGAAGGTAGACTTGTTTATGAACAATGGACTGCTCAAGATGGAAGCAATAGAAATAGACATACTTTAAGAGTTGATGAGATGAAAATGCTTGATAGTAAAGGTTCAAATGATGGTGCTGGATATAATCAAAATTCATACAATCAAAACCAAAATTATAATCAAGAGCCTCAACAACAAGAGTATAATAACAACCATGGTGGAAATATGAATCAACAAAGAGCTGCTTCAAATATTCCTGAAATTGATATAGATGACGAAATACCGTTTTAG
- the rpsF gene encoding 30S ribosomal protein S6 — protein sequence MSKLKHYETMFILKPTLTEEETVAQLDGIKALFEKNGAEIVSTDNIGIKELAYEIDKQKRGYYFVAYFKAPATAIAEIERNYKNNENLVRFIFIKYESKKEIVSWTKMSEEALKKAAK from the coding sequence ATGTCTAAATTAAAACATTACGAAACAATGTTTATTTTAAAGCCTACACTAACTGAAGAAGAGACTGTAGCACAACTTGACGGAATCAAAGCTCTATTTGAAAAAAATGGTGCAGAGATTGTATCTACTGATAATATTGGTATCAAAGAGTTAGCATACGAAATTGATAAACAAAAAAGAGGTTATTACTTTGTTGCTTATTTCAAAGCACCAGCAACAGCTATTGCAGAAATTGAAAGAAACTACAAAAATAATGAAAACTTAGTTAGATTTATATTTATTAAGTACGAATCTAAAAAAGAGATTGTTTCTTGGACAAAAATGAGTGAAGAAGCTCTAAAAAAAGCTGCTAAATAA
- the holA gene encoding DNA polymerase III subunit delta, with protein MYKSEFDKYLRDKKYFSTYMFYGQSTFMIEQYSWIISKIIAKEDDIIKIYFEEYNFKYILNCLQQSSLFASSNVVYLRIDKKIPKKELDLLVEAANKNSSSTLIISCYGDDATFKSMESSLNPKTNSCFVRFFPLKDNEAISYLNNEAKRIGLDYEISAMSHLYFMHKGDLTLCVNDLSKLKVLDEKISSKSVDNYCFGLGVVNFDSFLVNILSFKDVNSDLDLLLEEGMDSVFIVNQITQFVHQLFMISAYARNFGAPKAIDILGFNPPKDVWETKSRLAININPKKYLKLFEFLLNLELELKSSKISNTSLFLQANIRKFTALFR; from the coding sequence ATGTATAAAAGTGAATTTGATAAATATTTAAGAGATAAAAAGTACTTTAGTACTTATATGTTTTATGGACAATCTACATTTATGATAGAGCAATATTCATGGATTATTTCAAAGATTATTGCAAAAGAAGATGATATTATAAAGATATATTTTGAAGAATATAATTTTAAATATATATTAAACTGTTTACAACAATCTTCACTATTTGCTTCTTCAAATGTTGTATATCTAAGAATTGATAAGAAAATACCAAAAAAAGAGTTAGATCTATTAGTTGAAGCTGCAAATAAAAATTCTAGTAGCACATTAATAATATCTTGTTATGGAGATGATGCTACTTTTAAATCTATGGAGAGTAGTTTAAATCCTAAAACAAACTCTTGTTTTGTAAGGTTTTTCCCACTAAAAGATAATGAAGCAATATCTTATTTAAATAATGAAGCCAAAAGAATAGGGTTAGATTATGAAATAAGTGCCATGAGTCATCTATATTTCATGCATAAAGGAGATTTAACTCTTTGTGTAAATGATTTATCAAAGTTAAAAGTTCTTGATGAAAAGATTAGTTCAAAAAGTGTAGATAACTATTGTTTTGGATTAGGAGTTGTTAATTTTGATAGTTTTTTAGTAAATATTCTTAGCTTTAAAGATGTTAATAGTGATTTAGATTTGCTTTTAGAAGAGGGAATGGATAGTGTGTTTATTGTAAACCAAATAACTCAATTTGTACATCAACTTTTTATGATAAGTGCATATGCAAGAAATTTTGGAGCACCAAAAGCTATTGATATTTTAGGTTTTAATCCACCAAAAGATGTTTGGGAAACAAAATCAAGATTAGCTATAAATATAAATCCCAAAAAATATCTTAAATTATTTGAATTTCTATTAAATTTAGAATTAGAACTAAAAAGTTCTAAAATTTCAAATACATCTTTATTTTTACAAGCAAATATAAGAAAATTTACAGCTTTATTTAGATAG